In a single window of the Frondihabitans peucedani genome:
- a CDS encoding SprT-like domain-containing protein produces MADLARVRQWADALIGLHLDPAVWSFAFDNAKTRAGLCDYTKHRITVSRHLAGRYDDDEIHQVLLHEIAHAIAGSKAGHGQRWRAVAGDLGYEGGRLHDGAIASELAPWVGRCPAGHEHYRYRTPAKPLACGRCARRYDAANLIAWTKRPAA; encoded by the coding sequence GTGGCCGATCTCGCCCGTGTCCGGCAGTGGGCCGACGCGCTGATCGGGCTGCACCTCGATCCTGCTGTCTGGTCTTTCGCCTTCGACAACGCGAAGACCCGCGCCGGGCTCTGCGACTACACCAAGCACCGCATCACCGTCTCGCGCCACCTGGCGGGGCGGTACGACGACGACGAGATCCACCAGGTGCTGCTCCACGAGATCGCGCACGCCATCGCAGGATCGAAGGCGGGTCACGGACAACGCTGGCGCGCGGTCGCGGGCGACCTCGGCTACGAGGGCGGGCGGCTCCACGACGGGGCCATCGCCTCCGAGCTGGCGCCGTGGGTGGGCCGCTGCCCGGCCGGACACGAGCACTACCGCTACCGGACCCCGGCCAAGCCGCTCGCCTGCGGCCGCTGTGCCCGACGCTACGACGCCGCGAACCTCATCGCGTGGACGAAGCGTCCCGCCGCCTGA